Genomic DNA from Deltaproteobacteria bacterium:
TCAGCGACGACAGCGTGTTTGTGGATATCCAGGAAAAGGGCGAAGCTATCATCGCCCGCGCCGAACTCGAAGATAACCAGGGCAATCTGGAAGTTGGCGTCGATGACGAAGTCGAAGCCACCGTGATCAGTACCGATGGGGAAATTCGCCTGTCGCGCAAGCTGCTCAAAGGCATGAAAGCGCGCGCCCTGCTGGAAAGCGCCGTCGCGAATGGCCTGCCGGTGGAAGGGAAGGTTATGGGTGTCGTCAAAGGTGGATACGAGATTGCCGTCGCCGGACTGCGCGCTTTCTGCCCCTTCTCGCAAATCGATATGCGCCGGGTAGAGTCGTCGGATATCTATCTTAATCAGGTGCTGGAGTTTCGCGTGTCTCGCTACGGCGACAACGGACGGAATATCGTGCTCTCCCGCCGGCAGTTGCTCGAAGAAGCGGCACGAAAAGCTGCCGACGAGGTGCGTCAGAAAATCGTCCCTGGTGCGGTGTTGCCGGGAACGGTCTCCTCGCTGACGGATTTCGGTGCCTTCGTGGACCTGGGCGGCATCCAGGGGTTGGTGCATGTGTCCGAGCTGTCCCATTCGCGTGTGGCCAAAGCCGCCGATCTGCTCCAGGTCGGCCAGAACGTGACCGTGAAAGTGCTCAAGGTTGACGAGAAGAGCGGCAAAGGAAAGATCTCGCTCAGCATGAAAGCCCTGGAAGGCGATCCCTGGACAGCGGTGGCCGGGCAGTTGCGCGAACGGCAACTCGTCAAAGGTCGCATCGTGCGGGCCATGGATTTCGGCGCGTTCGTGGAGTTGCTCCCCGGCGTGGATGGGTTGTTGCACTTGAGCGAAGTGCCGCGCAACCTGCAAGGACAAGTCAGAGAGGCGGCGGAGAAACAAGAAGAAGTCACGGTGCTGATCCTCGGCATCGACCAGGAAAAAAAGCGCATTTCGCTTGCACTTGCCCCCGAAGGGAGCGAACCCGGCGGACAGTTGGAATCCACGGTGGCGGTAGGCTCGGTCATGACCGGGACTGTGGATCGCGTGGAACCGTTTGGCCTGTTCGTGCGGATCGGACCTGGACAGACCGGGTTGATCCCGAACGCCGAGATGGGGACGCAGCGTGGTGCCGACCATCGTCGAGAGTTCGCTCCAGGGACGGAAGTCGAAGTGCTGGTGCTAGGGATCGAGGAAGGGGGGAAGCGGATTCGCCTCTCGCGCTCGAAGGCACAGGCGCAGAAAGAGCAGGTGGAAACCCAAGCCTACCTCAAGGGTGCCGTGCCGAAAGGTCGGGGATTCGGTGTGACCCTGGGCGATCTTCTTCAGCAGAGTCGGAAGAGATAACTCGTCGGTGCAGTGTCTCGCCGGTCTTTCTGTATGAACGGGAAAACGAGGGATGGAGAGATGACAGTCGATGCACGAGTCCATGCCGCCAGACGCGAAGCGTTTGTGCAAAAGATGGGTGCCGGGGTCGCGGTTTTTCCAGCGGCACCGGAGTCGATTCGCTCGAACGATACCGGCTACCGCTATCGTCAGGACAACGACTTGTTCTATTTGACAGGCTTTCCCGAGCCAGAGGCGGTGTGTTTGCTCTCTCCCCACCACGAGAGCGAGCGCTTCATCCTTTTCGTCCGTCCGCGCGATAAAGAGAAAGAGACGTGGACTGGACGCCGCTTCGGGGCCGAAGGCGCCAAAGAGATTTTTGGCGCGGATGCTGCCTACACCAGCGACAAGCTTGACGAAATCCTGCCTCAGCATTTGGCCACGGCGGAGCAGGTCTACTATAGCCTGGGCCGCGACGAGCGGATGAATGCGAAGATGCTCGATCTGATGGGGCGCGCGCGTATGATGCGCCCGCGCACTGGGAAAGGGCCGACATCGCTCCTCGATCCGGGCGAACTCCTGCACGACCTGCGGCTGTTCAAGTCCGAAGGTGAGTTAGGGCTGATGCAGCGGGCGATCACTGCCACCACTGCCGCTCACCATGCCGCTCTGACGCAAACGCGGCCCGGCATGTACGAGTACGAGATCGAAGCCGTGTTGGAGTTCCAGTTTCGCCGCCACGGCGCGACGGGACCCGCCTATCCTTCGATCGTCGCTTCCGGCGCCAATGCCACGATTTTGCACTACATCGAGAACACGAGGCAGATGCAGGATGGCGATCTGCTTTTGATCGATGCGGCCTCGGAGTTCGGTTGCTATTGTTCGGACGTGACGCGGACCTTCCCGGTGGGCGCGCGGTTTTCGCCGCTGCAACGCGAGGTGTACTCCCTCGTGCTTACCGCGCAAAAGGAAGCCACCGCCATGATTCGCCCCGGGGTCCGCTTTGATGACGTGCACCTGCGAGCGACGGAAATTCTGGTGGACGGACTGCGGGAGTTTGGCTTGCTCGCTGGAGAGACCAAGGAGATCATCGAAAAAG
This window encodes:
- a CDS encoding S1 RNA-binding domain-containing protein; the protein is MTTEQTEHTEQVEQERPAATEDFASMLAHEEPTPALVEGQIVKGRVVQISDDSVFVDIQEKGEAIIARAELEDNQGNLEVGVDDEVEATVISTDGEIRLSRKLLKGMKARALLESAVANGLPVEGKVMGVVKGGYEIAVAGLRAFCPFSQIDMRRVESSDIYLNQVLEFRVSRYGDNGRNIVLSRRQLLEEAARKAADEVRQKIVPGAVLPGTVSSLTDFGAFVDLGGIQGLVHVSELSHSRVAKAADLLQVGQNVTVKVLKVDEKSGKGKISLSMKALEGDPWTAVAGQLRERQLVKGRIVRAMDFGAFVELLPGVDGLLHLSEVPRNLQGQVREAAEKQEEVTVLILGIDQEKKRISLALAPEGSEPGGQLESTVAVGSVMTGTVDRVEPFGLFVRIGPGQTGLIPNAEMGTQRGADHRREFAPGTEVEVLVLGIEEGGKRIRLSRSKAQAQKEQVETQAYLKGAVPKGRGFGVTLGDLLQQSRKR
- a CDS encoding aminopeptidase P N-terminal domain-containing protein; translation: MTVDARVHAARREAFVQKMGAGVAVFPAAPESIRSNDTGYRYRQDNDLFYLTGFPEPEAVCLLSPHHESERFILFVRPRDKEKETWTGRRFGAEGAKEIFGADAAYTSDKLDEILPQHLATAEQVYYSLGRDERMNAKMLDLMGRARMMRPRTGKGPTSLLDPGELLHDLRLFKSEGELGLMQRAITATTAAHHAALTQTRPGMYEYEIEAVLEFQFRRHGATGPAYPSIVASGANATILHYIENTRQMQDGDLLLIDAASEFGCYCSDVTRTFPVGARFSPLQREVYSLVLTAQKEATAMIRPGVRFDDVHLRATEILVDGLREFGLLAGETKEIIEKGEQRKFYMHRTSHWLGMDVHDVGAYKIGEESRVLEPGMVLTVEPGIYIAEDAEGVEERFRGIGIRIEDDVLVTANGHEVLTKAIPKEIDEIEALRKGAA